GCGAGGCCAACCTGACCGATTGCGACCTGCGCCGCTGCGACCTCCGCGAAGCGGACTTCACCGGTGCCCGGTTGCTCGGCGCCCGCCTGGCCGAGGCGGACCTCCGGGATGCCCGCCTCGACGCGGACGCCATGGTCCAGGCCAACCTCCGCGGCGCCCGCGTCGACACGATGCTCGCCCTCACCTTCGCTGCAGCGCACGGCCTCCGCGTCGACTGAACGGCGATTTCGCGCCGGCGCGTCCCGCTCCACCGGAAAACCGCTTCAGCCGGGAGCGATCCCCGTGGTTCCATGAATTCCATGGTGGCCCCCGATCGACTGCTCGCGTTCGCCGCGATGTCCTTCCTGCTGATCGTGATTCCCGGCCCGAGCGTGCTGTTCGTCGTCGGCAGAGCCCTGGCGCAGGGCCGCCGCGCCGCGCTCACCACGGTCCTGGGGAACACCCTCGGTGCCTACGTGCTCGTCATTGCCGTGGCGTTCGGAGTCGGGGCGGTCGTCGAGCGCTCGGCCCTGGTGTTCACGGCGCTGAAGCTGGTGGGCGCCGCATACCTGGTGCACCTGGGCATCAAGGCGATCCGGCAGCGCAAGTCGTTGCACGCGGAACTCGCCGGGGACGGGCCCGGGCGCGGCGGCCTGCGCACGCTGTGGGAGGGCTTCGCGGTCGGCGTGGCCAATCCCAAGACGATGGTGTTCTTCGCCGCCGTGCTACCGCAGTTCGTCGATCGGGAGCAGGGCGGTGTGGCAGTGCAGATGCTGCTGCTCGGCTTGATCTTCAACGCCATCGCGGTGATCTCCGATGCGGTGTGGGGACTCGCCGCCGCCACCGCGCGGGACTGGTTCGCCCGCTCACCGCAGCGGCTCGCCACCGTCGGCGGAGCCGGTGGCCTCGCGATGATCGGGCTCGGTGTCTCCGTCGCGGTGACGGGCCGCAAGGACTAGCGTCAGCAGGCGAGGTCGTGCCGCGGGCGTTCGCCGTCGACCAGGAAGTCCGTCGCGATGTCGTGGACGCACTGGTCGTCCAGGAACAGGTAGGCCAGGTGGCCGCCCTGGTCGGCGGTCACCATCCGGGCCCGCTCGCCGAAGGCCTCCCGCAGCTCGCGGGCGCCGGCCAGCGGGGTGGCGGGATCGCGGAGGTTCTGCAGGACCAGCACGTTCGACGGGCCGTCGTCGGTGATCTCGACCTGCGGTTCGAGCGGCTCGGACGGCCAGAACGCGCACGGCGTGATGTTGGCCCCGGCGGCGCCGAACATCGGGTGGCGGAGCCGGTCGAGCTCGACGTTGCGCTGGTAGGTCCGGACGTCCTCCGGCCAGGCTGAGTCGTTGCAGATCACGTGCAGCTGGCTGGCCAGGTAGTTGTCCGCCGGGATGCTCGGGTCGACGGGTCCCGGTTCGGCGGGGTCGGGCGGCGGCACCGGGTGGCCGGTGTCGAGCGCCCGCCAGGTCTCGGCCAGCCGGGGCAGTTCCCGGTCGAAGTAGAGCGCGGCGAAGGTGGCGAAGCGGAACGCCGGTCCGGTGTAGCCGTCCGGGCTCGGGGTCGCGTCGAGCCGCGCGGCGAGCTCGAAGTACTTCGCCCGAACCTGTTCCGGGGTCTCGCCGAGGCCGTACTCGGGGTGCGCGGCGGCGAACGCCGCGAAGTCCGGGAACCGGTCTTCGACGCCCTGCCCGAACGACCTCGCGAACTCGGCGTCCCAGCCGTTCGGGCCGGTCGCGCTGTCGATCAGGAACCGGTCGCTGCGATCCGGGAACATCGCGGTGTAGACCGAGCCGAGGTAGGTGCCGTAGGAGATGCCGAAGTAGGACACCGCCGACTCGCCCAGCGCCTCGCGGACCCGGTCCATGTCGCGGGCGGTGTTGGCGGTGGTGATGTGCGGCAGCAGCGGGGCCGTCGGCGACGCCCCGCACTTCTCGGCGACGCCCCGCACCCGCTCGGCCTCTGCCGCGACGCCGGCTGCGTCGGGCGCGTGCACCGGGATGTTGGTCGGGTGTTCCAGGAGCGTGAGATCGCAGGTCACCGGCGTGCTGTGGCCGACGCCGCGCGGATCCATCCCGATCACGTCGTAGCTGTCCAGCACCTCCTGCGGCAGCCCCAGGTCGCGCAGGACGGCCGGGAAGCTCAGGCCGGTGCCGCCCGGCCCGCCGCTGTTGGTCAGCAGCACGCCGCGGCGCTTCTCCGGGTTCGCGCTGGCCAGGCGCGAGATCGCGACGGATATCGTCCGGCCGCCGGGGTCGCGGTAGTCCAGCGGGACGTCGAGCGCGGCGCACTCGAGGCCGGGCTCGGTGACGTCCACCGGGCACGGGCCCCAGCTCAGCTGTTCGGGTGGCGTCGCCGACGCGGCGATCGGGGGCAGGGTCGCCACGACTGCGGCGGCGAGGACGGTCAACACGGGTTCGCGCACCAGCGCTCCTCTGAGCTGCTCCACAATGGACATCACTGGGAGCGCTGTTGCGGCAGTGCTTTCCCAGCGGCGGTGAGTTCGGATGTCGATGACTCCGATTCCAGCGCGCCGCGGCCGCCGCACCCAGTGCCGCCGCGTCAGGAGCCCGTCATGACATTCCTGCTGGGAAGGCATGACGCTGCGTCACTGGTGCTCGCCGCGCGACCGGCGCAATAGTGTTGGACGAACCCGCCGCGCGACTCCGGAGATCCGCTCATGAACGCCAGACCGCTGCCCGGAACCGGCTGATGCGGCAGCACGCAAGAACGCGGACGCGGGGACAGCTCCGCAAGACCAACCTCACGATGTTCCTCCCGCTCCTCGCCGTCGTCGGAGCGGTGACGGTCGCCGTCGACGCCCGGAACTGGTGGGAGGCGGTCGTCCTGGCCGCCGGCGTGGTGGCGACCCTGGTGGCGTTCGTCCGGTGGGCGGCCGACGACCTCCTGCCCGTCGCGCCCGCCACGTTGGCCGTCACGGCCGCCGTCTGGGCCTTCGGCGCGCTGGCGGGGGACGGACGGATGGCGTTCTTCGGCATCTCCTTCGTCGGCGCGCTCGTCGTCCCCAAGCTGTCGCGCTGGCGGGGCTGGGCGGCCGTGGCGCTGGCCGGTTACGTCGCCGCGGTGGGCGCGGCGCGGATGCTCGTCTCGCACCAGGAAGTGCCGGAGATCCTGATCCGGTACGTGCTGATCCCCACCGGGGTCACCGTGGTGGTGGTCGGATTCATGTTCCCCAACAAGCGGTTCTACGACATCGTCGCCGAACTGGAGGAGGCTCGGGAGCGGGAGGCCGAACTGGCCGTGATCCGCGAACGCGTCCGGTTCGCCGGCGACCTGCACGACATCCAGGGCCACACGCTCCACGTGGTGAAGCTCAAGACCGCGCTGGCGCGGAAGCTGGTGGACAGCGACGCCGAGCGCGCCAAGCAGGAGCTGCGCGAGATACACGACCTGGTCAGCGACACCATCACCCAGACCAAGGAACTCGCCTACGCGCAGCGCCGCCTCAACCTCTCCGCCGAGCTGGAGAACGCGCGGAACCTCTTCGAAGCGGCCGGGATCGACGTGCGCGTCGACCGCGAGGCCGATGTGGACCAGCGCGTGGGCGAACTGCTCGGCCAGGTGCTCCGCGAGACGACCACCAACATCCTGCGCCACGCCCAGGCGACGCAGGTGCGGATAGCGCTGTCGGCATCGAGCATCAGCATCGTCAACGACGGTGCCAAGCGCGCTCCGGTGCCCGAGCTCCGGGGCCTGGCCGCACTCGCCCAACGCGTCGCCGCGAATGGCGGTGAACTGTCGGTCGACCAGCACGACGGCGAGTTCCGCACAGCCGCGGTGTTCCCGAACGGAGCGGAGGCACCCGGATGACGCCCCTTTGTGTCAACCGGAGTCCTGCTCGACCGCACCTCAGGGGACCGTGATGCGACCCAGCCACAAGAAACCGCCAAACGTGAGATCGACTCCGGACGCAACCACCACTGAAAATCGCGGAGAGGCGGAACAGTGCCGATGACGACCGTGGTGCTCGCCGACGACGAAGCCCTCCTGCGCAAGGCGATGGCCGCGCTGCTCCCGCTCGAAGGCGACATCACCGTGCTCGCCGAAGCGGAGAACGGCGCGGAGGCCGTCGAAGCAACCCTCCGGCACCGGCCCGACGTGCTCGTCATCGACCTGGAGATGCCCGGTGTGGACGGACTCGGTGCCGTCGCGGAGATCCGCCGCACCCGGCCGGAGCAGGTGATCCTCATGCTGACCCGGCACGCCAAGCCCGGCGTGCTCCGCAAGGCGCTCAAGCTCGGCGTCCAGGGATTCGTCAGCAAGGCCGCCGAACCGGCGCACATCACCTCGGTGATCGGCGTCCTGCACGAGGGCAAGCGCTGGATCGACCCGGACGTCTCCGCGCTCGCGCTCGTCGACGACTGCCCGCTCACCGACCGGGAGCTGGACGTGCTGCGCGTGACCGGCGAGGGCTACTCCGTCGCCGACATCGCCGCCCGCCTCCACCTCGCGCAGGGCACGGTGCGCAACTACCTGTCCAACGCCATGCAGAAGACCCAGACCCGGACCAGGCACGAAGCAGCTCGCTACGCGCGCGAGCACGACTGGCTGTGAGAGAGGAAGGCGCAGTGAACGAGATGCTGCTCGTCGAAGACCTGATGATGCTGCTGCTCGACGACGAGACGGGAGTTCCCGCAGCCGCCGGGACCCTGCATTACAGCCTCGGCGGGGCCGTGCTGGTGGAGCTGGCGCTGCGCGGCAGCGTCGACTCCGACGGCAGCACGGCGCTCAACGGACCGAAGATCAGCGCGGTCGAAGGTGCTCAGCCGGAGGATCCGCTGCTGCGCTCCGGCTACGACAAGATCGCCGAGAAACCCCGACGGGTGCAGCCGCTGCTGCTCGAAATCGGCAGCGGACTCCGCAAACCGGTGCTCGACCGGCTCCTGGAGCGCGGCGTCATCCGCGTCGAGAAGAAGAAGGTGCTGGGCGTGTTCCCGATGACCAGGATGCCCGCCGAGGACACCGGCCACGAAGCGGAACTGCGCCGCAAGATCCGCGCCGCGCTGGAAGACGGCGAAACGCCCGACAGCCGCACCGGTGCGCTGATCGCCCTGCTGTCCTCCAGCGGAGCCCTCCCCGCGCTGAGTCCTCCGCTCGCGTGGTCCGGCGAGGTCGCCAAGCGGGCGAAGGAGTTCGAGGAGGGCAACTGGGGCGCCGAAGCCGTGAACACGGCGGTGCTCCGCACGGCTGCCGCGATCGCCGCCTCCACCACCGTCACCACCATCACCAGCACATCGTGAGCCTCAGCCGTCGATCCCCAGGAGCGGAAGGCAGCGCGCGAGCCCGTCGGCTTCGACCGGCACGGTGCGATGCCGCTCCCAGTCCGCGCGGGTGAGCCGCAACCGTTGCTGGACGGCCAGGGCGCCTCGGATGGCATTGCGCTGGAACCCGTCGGGTCGGTAGCCGAGCTTGCGGGAGACCGCCTGCGAGGCCGTGTTGTCCTCGAACGCCGCGGAAACCGCTTCTTCCGCGCCGAGACAGGCGAAGGCCAGGTGCAGCACGCCGGCGCGCATCTCGGTGCCGAAACCCCGGCCCTGGTAGCGCTGCCCGAGCCAGGAACCGGTGCTCACCTCGCGGGTGATGCCGAACTCGAGGCCGCTGATGCCCTGCTGCCCGACGACGACTCCGCCGTGGAACACGGCGAGGTTGAGCGACCAGTCCTGCGGGGACCAGCTGCCCAGCTCCCGCCAGTGGTGCTGGATCACGTTCAGCGCGACCTGCTCGGGCGGGTGGTCGGTCCACGGCGTGGAGAAGGGCATGACGGCGGGATCGTGGACGCCCTCGGCGGCCAGCCCGGCCAGCTCCCCGAGTTCCCCGGCCGACGGCAGGCGGAGTTCGAGCCGTGGCGTTGTCAGCTTGAGCCCGACGAGCGGGAAGTGATCGACCAGCATCCGCCCATTCTGGCGGTGGAGCATCAGGTTTCGCCCGCGTCTCAGCGGAACTCGTGGACGACCTGGATCTCGCCGACGATGTGGGCGTTGAACTCGTCGAGCTCCTCGGCCGGAACCCAGAGTTCGAGGATCGTCCGGCCGCCCGCCTGCTGCACCGGGTACCGGCGCAGGAACTCCGAGTCGACCTCGAACCGGGTGACGAAGCCGCTGCCGTCGTGCACGACGTTCCAGTCCCTGGCGATCTTGACGGCGTAGTCCTCGTTGAGCACCGGGTAGAAGATCGGCTGTTCCGGTAGCCGCGGCGGCCAAGCACGCCAGCCCAGCTCCCGCACCAGCTCCAGCTCGACAGGACCGGTGGGACGCCACAGCGTCGTCGTGGACCGCTGGCTGCTCATGGGGCTGCTTCCTGAACGTGGCAACCACCGTTGCAGTTGCCGGAACCGGCAACGCTACCGGACACCGCAGCCCGTACCCCACTGGTTTTCGCCGCTCACGCCGCGTGATGGACTGCATCGGGCGGGAGGGCGACTATCCTGGCGGTATGGCTCGGCGGCTGGTCACGGACCGGTTGATCCTGCGGACCTGGAGCATCGAGGACGCAGAGGCCGCGCTCGGCGTGTACGGCAACGCCGAGGTCGCGCGGTGGCTGAGCCCGGTCATGGAGCCCGTTCCCGATCTCGTGGCCATGCGCCTGCTGCTGCGGCAGTGGATCGCCGAGGACGCCAGGGCGATCCCGCCGTTGGGGAGGTGGTGCATCCAACGACGTGAGGACGACCGGGTGCTCGGTGGCGCGTCGCTGTTGCTGCTGCCTCCGGGCAACCAGGACCTCGAAGCCGGTTGGCACTTGCACCCGGACCTCTGGGCGGGGAGCTACGCGAGCGAGGCGATGTTCGCGTTGGCCCGATGGGCGTTCGACCACGAGGTCGACGAGCTGTTCGCCGTGGTCCGGCCGGACAACGCGCGGGCCGTGGAGACGGTGCGCGACAACGGCATGGAGTGGGCCGGGCAGACGGACAAGTACTTCGGGCAGTCCGTGGAGCTCTACCGGCTCCGACCGGCGGACCTGGACCGCTCCGCGCCTCGCGCGGACCTGCCGCCGAACAGCACGACGCAGTGAGGGCCGGGCGACGGTCCCCGCTCTCGGGAGCGCAGGGTCCGCCCGACACGTCGTCGCCTGATCCGCTTCACGGTGCTGCGCAAGGGAACTCCGCAACGCGCGAACGGCGGCTGAGCGTTGGCCGGAAATGAGTGAGGGGCACCCGCGATGGTTCGCGGGTGCCCCTCACGCTTCGAAGCGATCACTCCATGGGCGGGCGCTCGGTGGCCGGCATCTCCGCCAGGGTGCCGTCCGCGAGCAGGTCGCTGATCGGCGCCGGGAGCACGAAGGCCGTGCCACCGCCCGGCTGCTCGAACCACGGGACCGCCGTGCCGCGCAGCGCCTGGACCGGGCGCTGGATGCGGTAGGCGAAGTACGAGCGGTTCGACCACTGCGGCGGCAGCGAGCGGTGCGTGTACGGCGTGCGCATCGCGTAGAGCACGTTGCCGTTCGGCTCGCCGAAGCGGTCCAGCTCGGTGCCCGGCTGGAGCATGATCACCCGCCGGTCGCGGTACAGCGTCAGCGGCGGTTCGCCGTTGAGCGGCTGGATCTGCTGACCACCGGGCTGCTGGCCACCCGGCTGCTGACCGCCGGGCTGCTGGCCACCGGCCTGCGGCGGGCGCGGCGGTCCGGGCGGCGGGCCCTGCCGGTGCGGACCGGCCATGCCGGGGCCACCGGGGCCGGGACGGCGTTCCGCACCGCCCACCGGACCGGGCGCACCCTGCTGTTGCTGCTGAGCCGGAGCACCGCTCTCGCGGCGCGGCTGGCGCTTCGGCAGCGGCGGAACACCGCCGGGGCCGCTGACCGGCGGCTGCTGCACGGGCTGGCCGACCGGCGGGGACGGCGGAGCCGTGGGCGGCGCCGGGCGGTCGAGCTGCGGCGGCTGCTGGAGGCGGGTCGCCTCCTCCTGCGGCTGGGCCGCGGGCGGTGCCGCGTCGTGCTGGACCGGCGGTTCGGGCGGAGCGCTCGGGCCGGCCGGGTCCTGGTTCGCGGTGAACAGCGGGTTCGCCGCCGTCGGCTCCGGAGCGCGCTCCGGCTCGGGCGCGTGGCGCTGGGGCAGGTCGGAGCCCGGCGTGCGCTGCGGCAGGCCGGATTCCGGTGCCCGCTGCGGGAGTTCCGCTTCGGGCGTCCGCTGGGGCAGGTCCGGTTCCGGTGCTCGCTGGGGCAGCTCCGCTTCGGGCGTGCGCTGCGGCAGGGCCGGTTCCGGCGTGCGCTGGGGCAGGTCCTGCGGGAGCTCGGGCTCGGGGGTGCGCTGGGGCAGCCCGGATTCCGGTGCTCGCTGGGGCAGGTCGGCCTCGGGCGCGCGCTGCGGGAGCTCGGGCTCGTCGTGCGACAGCTCCGCGCTCGGCTCGGCAGCCGGGCGGCGCTCCAGGAGGAGGCTGCCGAGCAGGTACGCCGCAGCGTCGTCGACGCGGGCGAACCGGACGTCCTCGCCGCGACCGGTGCCGGTGGTGACGACCCAGTCCGGGCCGTCCTGGACCAGGCACCGGGCGCTCTCGCTGTGGCTGCCGATCCGGTAGCCGTCGCTGTCCACCTGGAACTCGGTGAGCCGGTCGTGCAGCGTGGCCAGCACTTCACCGGTGTCGGGCAGCTCGTCGTCGTCCGCCAGCACGTGCCGCGAACCGCCGGCCGGCTCGGCCTCGGCGGCCTCCGGCTCGGCGAAGTCCTGCGGCTCGTCGGCGAAGTCCCGGGACTCGTCGGCGTAG
This portion of the Saccharopolyspora antimicrobica genome encodes:
- a CDS encoding GNAT family N-acetyltransferase, whose protein sequence is MARRLVTDRLILRTWSIEDAEAALGVYGNAEVARWLSPVMEPVPDLVAMRLLLRQWIAEDARAIPPLGRWCIQRREDDRVLGGASLLLLPPGNQDLEAGWHLHPDLWAGSYASEAMFALARWAFDHEVDELFAVVRPDNARAVETVRDNGMEWAGQTDKYFGQSVELYRLRPADLDRSAPRADLPPNSTTQ
- a CDS encoding GOLPH3/VPS74 family protein, yielding MLLVEDLMMLLLDDETGVPAAAGTLHYSLGGAVLVELALRGSVDSDGSTALNGPKISAVEGAQPEDPLLRSGYDKIAEKPRRVQPLLLEIGSGLRKPVLDRLLERGVIRVEKKKVLGVFPMTRMPAEDTGHEAELRRKIRAALEDGETPDSRTGALIALLSSSGALPALSPPLAWSGEVAKRAKEFEEGNWGAEAVNTAVLRTAAAIAASTTVTTITSTS
- a CDS encoding sensor histidine kinase, with amino-acid sequence MFLPLLAVVGAVTVAVDARNWWEAVVLAAGVVATLVAFVRWAADDLLPVAPATLAVTAAVWAFGALAGDGRMAFFGISFVGALVVPKLSRWRGWAAVALAGYVAAVGAARMLVSHQEVPEILIRYVLIPTGVTVVVVGFMFPNKRFYDIVAELEEAREREAELAVIRERVRFAGDLHDIQGHTLHVVKLKTALARKLVDSDAERAKQELREIHDLVSDTITQTKELAYAQRRLNLSAELENARNLFEAAGIDVRVDREADVDQRVGELLGQVLRETTTNILRHAQATQVRIALSASSISIVNDGAKRAPVPELRGLAALAQRVAANGGELSVDQHDGEFRTAAVFPNGAEAPG
- a CDS encoding response regulator transcription factor, producing MTTVVLADDEALLRKAMAALLPLEGDITVLAEAENGAEAVEATLRHRPDVLVIDLEMPGVDGLGAVAEIRRTRPEQVILMLTRHAKPGVLRKALKLGVQGFVSKAAEPAHITSVIGVLHEGKRWIDPDVSALALVDDCPLTDRELDVLRVTGEGYSVADIAARLHLAQGTVRNYLSNAMQKTQTRTRHEAARYAREHDWL
- a CDS encoding alpha/beta hydrolase; amino-acid sequence: MREPVLTVLAAAVVATLPPIAASATPPEQLSWGPCPVDVTEPGLECAALDVPLDYRDPGGRTISVAISRLASANPEKRRGVLLTNSGGPGGTGLSFPAVLRDLGLPQEVLDSYDVIGMDPRGVGHSTPVTCDLTLLEHPTNIPVHAPDAAGVAAEAERVRGVAEKCGASPTAPLLPHITTANTARDMDRVREALGESAVSYFGISYGTYLGSVYTAMFPDRSDRFLIDSATGPNGWDAEFARSFGQGVEDRFPDFAAFAAAHPEYGLGETPEQVRAKYFELAARLDATPSPDGYTGPAFRFATFAALYFDRELPRLAETWRALDTGHPVPPPDPAEPGPVDPSIPADNYLASQLHVICNDSAWPEDVRTYQRNVELDRLRHPMFGAAGANITPCAFWPSEPLEPQVEITDDGPSNVLVLQNLRDPATPLAGARELREAFGERARMVTADQGGHLAYLFLDDQCVHDIATDFLVDGERPRHDLAC
- a CDS encoding glycohydrolase toxin TNT-related protein (This protein contains a domain related to Tuberculosis Necrotizing Toxin, which is the C-terminal effector domain of outer membrane channel protein CpnT, and which has a lethal NAD+-glycohydrolase activity.) encodes the protein MSRPTAISPEEQEQIARKIGVLLLQGAPEDWQEITVEYRATGEYHDLLGEVTAQDGSARSLEPPAELREIFESLREGMYRPDVGTWLSALYVVERPSSYRIDINFDTEPGWQRPLPRAAYVDELRRYPRAEENIPDWMRERIDGNASAPGAPVDDAPVQPPIAEAPVAEPPAVTEDGPTGFQVASSFDDFDEQGRPVVADREPVPAEEIAQLRQYLENAPVVLAAREDEEDQLDPERPTVVPSTWHTDGAWLWPGAIAFYLAQYGVPPEPEFVAHIRRRGFQLAEVDDATRDAAVSELLDQPTDSDDAPDFADEPQDYADEPRNPIADSPDFAAEPDDEPSYADESRDFADEPQDFAEPEAAEAEPAGGSRHVLADDDELPDTGEVLATLHDRLTEFQVDSDGYRIGSHSESARCLVQDGPDWVVTTGTGRGEDVRFARVDDAAAYLLGSLLLERRPAAEPSAELSHDEPELPQRAPEADLPQRAPESGLPQRTPEPELPQDLPQRTPEPALPQRTPEAELPQRAPEPDLPQRTPEAELPQRAPESGLPQRTPGSDLPQRHAPEPERAPEPTAANPLFTANQDPAGPSAPPEPPVQHDAAPPAAQPQEEATRLQQPPQLDRPAPPTAPPSPPVGQPVQQPPVSGPGGVPPLPKRQPRRESGAPAQQQQQGAPGPVGGAERRPGPGGPGMAGPHRQGPPPGPPRPPQAGGQQPGGQQPGGQQPGGQQIQPLNGEPPLTLYRDRRVIMLQPGTELDRFGEPNGNVLYAMRTPYTHRSLPPQWSNRSYFAYRIQRPVQALRGTAVPWFEQPGGGTAFVLPAPISDLLADGTLAEMPATERPPME
- a CDS encoding GNAT family N-acetyltransferase, which encodes MLVDHFPLVGLKLTTPRLELRLPSAGELGELAGLAAEGVHDPAVMPFSTPWTDHPPEQVALNVIQHHWRELGSWSPQDWSLNLAVFHGGVVVGQQGISGLEFGITREVSTGSWLGQRYQGRGFGTEMRAGVLHLAFACLGAEEAVSAAFEDNTASQAVSRKLGYRPDGFQRNAIRGALAVQQRLRLTRADWERHRTVPVEADGLARCLPLLGIDG
- a CDS encoding LysE family translocator, with amino-acid sequence MVAPDRLLAFAAMSFLLIVIPGPSVLFVVGRALAQGRRAALTTVLGNTLGAYVLVIAVAFGVGAVVERSALVFTALKLVGAAYLVHLGIKAIRQRKSLHAELAGDGPGRGGLRTLWEGFAVGVANPKTMVFFAAVLPQFVDREQGGVAVQMLLLGLIFNAIAVISDAVWGLAAATARDWFARSPQRLATVGGAGGLAMIGLGVSVAVTGRKD